A single window of Nicotiana tomentosiformis chromosome 1, ASM39032v3, whole genome shotgun sequence DNA harbors:
- the LOC138908050 gene encoding uncharacterized protein, which translates to MGDSIVVDRVYQSCLVVLSDFKTKADLLLLSMVNFDVILGMDWLSPYHAILDCHAKTVTLSMPRLPRLEWRGTLDYVPSRVVSFLKARRKVEKGRNAYLAYLRDVSADTSTVESLQVVRDYPDVFPADLSSMPPDRDIDFGNDLLPGTQPISIPPYRIAQTESEELKE; encoded by the coding sequence atgggtgattctattgttgttgaccgtgtgtatcagtcgtgtttggttgttcttagtgatTTTAAGACTAAAGCTgatttattgttgctcagtatggtgaattttgatgttattttgggcatggactggttgtcgccctatcacgctatcctggattgtcacgccaagacagtgacgttGTCTATGCCACgtctaccacggctagagtggagaggtacattagattatgttcctagtagggtggtctcatttctaaaggctcggcGGAAGGTTGAGAAGGGGCGCAATGCATATCTGGCATAtctgagggatgttagtgctgacacTTCTACAGTCGAGTCACTTcaggtagtgagggattatccagacgtATTTCCGGCGGATCTTtcgagcatgccgcccgacagagatatcgactttggtaatgatttgttaccgggcacacagcccatttctattccaccctatcgtatAGCCCAAACAGAGTCGGAGGAGTTAAAGGaatag